The Candidatus Binatia bacterium nucleotide sequence GACCCCACCACCAGCCCCGACGAGCGCCGGCGCCTCCTGGGCGACGTGGTCGCCCTGCTCGCGGCACTCGCCGCGTCGGCCCCGGACCCGGGTTGCGTCGCGTATTCGCGGAGCCACGACGAGGCACTGCTGCGACGCGAGCTCGACATAGTCCTCTCGCACGGCCTCGCCGCCTCCGACGACGGGCCGACCTGCTCGCCGGGGGACCATCCCGAGGCGAAAGGCGCCCTCGCCCGCCTCGGCGACACTCTCGCCGCGCAGCCGCGCCGACTGATGCACCGGGACTTCCACGCCTGGAACCTCCACGTCGACCCGGACGGCCGGCTACGCGTGATCGACTTCCAGGACGCGATGCTCGGCCCACCGACCTACGACCTCGCGAGCCTCTGCACCGACCGCGACAGCGACGAGCTGTTCTCCGCGGCCGACGAGCGCGAACTCCTCGACACATACGGAACCGCCCTCGCGCGCGCCGGGGTCGACCTCTACACCGACCCCACCGTGCTCCGCCGCGACTACTACACCTCGGTCGTCTTCCGTACGCTTCGCGTCATCGGCCGCTTCCGCTTCCTCGCAATCGAGAAAGGCAACCCGGGCTACCTGCACTACATCCCACGCATGGCGCGACAGACGCGACGTGCGCTCGATGAACTGGGCGACGACGGACTCGCGCGCGTTCTCGCCGACCGGAGCGCGTACTTCGCATGAGCCGTCCGCACGCGATCATCCTCGCGGCCGGATTGGGCTCGCGACTTCGGCCGCTAACCGACCACACGCCGAAGCCGCTCGTCGAAGTCGCGGGCCATCCCCTGATCGCATACGGCCTCGGCCTGCTGCGCGAGAACGGCATCGAGGACGTAGTGGTCAACGTGCATCACCTCGCGGACCGCGTGCGCGACGAACTCGGCGACGGCTCGAAGTACGGGGTCCGCATTCGATACTCCGTGGAACGCGTCCTTCTCGACAGCGGCGGCGGCATTCGACAGGCTGCGACTCTGTTTGAGCAACCCGTCGACGGCCCGCTCGTCGTTCTGAACGCCGACGTCGTGACCGAGGTCCCACTGAAAGACGTACTGGCCTTCCACGCCCGCCGAGACGCACTCGCGACGTTCGTGCTGCGCGACGATCCCCGCAAGGACGCGTACGGTGTATTCGGCATCGACCCCGACGGCCGGATCCAACGCTTCCTCGGACGGGGCGCGCCTCCCGGGCTGCCCGAGTACATGTTCGCGTCCGTGCAGATCCTGTCGCCGAGCGTGCTCGCACGCATGCCCGAAGGCCCGTTCAGCTCGATGCGAGGTCTCTATCCCGACCTCTTCGCCGAACAGGCGCGCCTTTTCGGGTACGTTTACAACGGCCCCTGGCACACCGCCGATACGCGAGAAGACCTCGAGAACACGGCGGCAGCCCTGCAGCAGAACGGCCTACCGGGGTACATGAGTGCCCACGGCGAGTGATTCGGCATCGCTCCGGAGACACCGCCTCCAACCCGACACGCGACTGATGTGCCCCGGGTATTGCGGAGTCGGATTTCTGGAATTTAGAGCTGCTGTCGGAGGAGGACAGCATGGGCAGAAGGGGCTATCCGGCCGAGTTTAGGCGACGGGTACTGAAGCTTGTCGAAGCGGGGAGGCGTGTCGCGGAGGTCGCGACGGATCTCGGCATCAGCCAGCAGACAATCTACGACTGGCATCGCCAGGATCGGGTCGACAGGGGCTTGAAGTCCGGCATCTCGTCAGCTGCCCAGGTCGAGCTCGCCGCGGCTCACAGGCGCGTGCACGAGCTTAAGAACGAACTCCAGCTCCATCGTCGGGCAACGAAGCTCCTGGAAGGGTGACTCCCGCCCGGGCGTCGGTACGCGGCGATCCAAGTGATGGCCGCGGAAGGGTTATCAGTGCAGCTCTCCTGCCGGGTAATCGGCGTCTCTGAACCCGAACAAAGTGGTCACACGACGGTTCCGAGGCCGATCGGAATCAGGTCGACGACCCCGCAACCCCCCGATTTCACGAACTGCGCCAGGAAGGACTTGAACCTTCGACCTACGGCTTAGAAGGCCGTTGC carries:
- a CDS encoding phosphotransferase, which produces MSNWTAILEGCFPGASVSSEQPLAGDASTRRYVRLHLSGGGAPQTAIGMVLPEKTAATAPELSFLNIQRHLEGRGIGVPAVYGARDRDLGLLLLEDVGDRPLALPLRDPTTSPDERRRLLGDVVALLAALAASAPDPGCVAYSRSHDEALLRRELDIVLSHGLAASDDGPTCSPGDHPEAKGALARLGDTLAAQPRRLMHRDFHAWNLHVDPDGRLRVIDFQDAMLGPPTYDLASLCTDRDSDELFSAADERELLDTYGTALARAGVDLYTDPTVLRRDYYTSVVFRTLRVIGRFRFLAIEKGNPGYLHYIPRMARQTRRALDELGDDGLARVLADRSAYFA
- a CDS encoding nucleotidyltransferase family protein, which encodes MSRPHAIILAAGLGSRLRPLTDHTPKPLVEVAGHPLIAYGLGLLRENGIEDVVVNVHHLADRVRDELGDGSKYGVRIRYSVERVLLDSGGGIRQAATLFEQPVDGPLVVLNADVVTEVPLKDVLAFHARRDALATFVLRDDPRKDAYGVFGIDPDGRIQRFLGRGAPPGLPEYMFASVQILSPSVLARMPEGPFSSMRGLYPDLFAEQARLFGYVYNGPWHTADTREDLENTAAALQQNGLPGYMSAHGE
- a CDS encoding transposase — protein: MGRRGYPAEFRRRVLKLVEAGRRVAEVATDLGISQQTIYDWHRQDRVDRGLKSGISSAAQVELAAAHRRVHELKNELQLHRRATKLLEG